A portion of the Rhodococcus pseudokoreensis genome contains these proteins:
- a CDS encoding long-chain-fatty-acid--CoA ligase, with the protein MTADVPATAPSHAQPFASRRTHWANHVARHAFAKPDAVALRFRGASTTWRELDDRSARTAVVLAARGVARGDRVVLLLTNRPEFLEVMLAATRLGAIAVPVNFRLSPGEVKFIVADSDAAVVVVEDSLVDLAAQVDDAVPVLVVGDAADDVSLEKQLRAADPDVPIADVPEDSPAAIMYTSGTTGRPKGAVLSHLNLQAQALTLIRGWRLFDTESEVNLVSSPLFHIAALGSVGPFLLIGATVVIHPTGAFDATEVLDALERERVTSVFMVPTQWQAILDDAGPEGRDLALRVLGWGAAPATPTLLDRLNAAFPDAAIVAFFGQTEMSPVTCMLDGKDAVRKIGSVGKPIDTVAMRVVDEAMHDVPQGEIGEIVYRGPGLMEGYWRNPEATADAFDGGWFHSGDLVRVDSEGFVYVVDRKKDMIISGGENIYCAEVENALAAHPDILDVAVIGRADERWGEVPVAVVVPRAGAALGVDALADWLDGRVARYKRPRFVEILPQLPRNASGKVVKGVLREQFGALSS; encoded by the coding sequence GTGACAGCGGACGTCCCCGCGACAGCGCCGTCGCACGCTCAGCCGTTCGCCTCGCGGCGGACGCACTGGGCCAATCATGTTGCCCGGCATGCCTTCGCGAAACCCGATGCGGTGGCGCTCCGGTTCCGGGGTGCCTCGACCACCTGGCGTGAACTCGACGACCGCAGCGCGCGGACCGCGGTGGTGCTCGCCGCCCGCGGTGTCGCTCGCGGCGACCGCGTCGTGCTGCTGCTCACCAACCGCCCCGAGTTCCTCGAGGTGATGCTCGCCGCGACGCGCCTGGGTGCGATCGCCGTTCCCGTCAATTTCCGGCTCAGTCCCGGCGAGGTGAAGTTCATCGTCGCCGACAGCGACGCCGCCGTCGTGGTCGTCGAGGATTCACTCGTCGATCTCGCCGCCCAGGTCGACGACGCCGTGCCGGTGCTCGTGGTCGGTGACGCCGCCGACGACGTGTCGCTCGAGAAGCAGTTGCGCGCAGCCGATCCCGACGTCCCGATTGCGGACGTGCCGGAGGACTCCCCCGCCGCCATCATGTACACGTCCGGCACCACGGGACGTCCGAAGGGCGCGGTGCTGTCGCACCTGAATCTGCAGGCGCAGGCGCTGACCCTCATCAGGGGATGGCGACTGTTCGACACCGAGTCCGAGGTCAATCTGGTCTCGTCGCCGCTGTTCCACATCGCCGCCCTCGGCAGCGTCGGGCCGTTCCTGCTGATCGGCGCGACCGTCGTGATCCATCCGACCGGTGCGTTCGACGCGACCGAGGTACTCGACGCGCTCGAGCGCGAGCGGGTGACCAGTGTGTTCATGGTGCCGACCCAGTGGCAGGCCATCCTCGACGACGCCGGTCCCGAGGGCCGGGATCTGGCCCTGCGGGTGCTGGGATGGGGCGCCGCGCCTGCCACCCCGACGCTCCTCGACCGCCTGAACGCCGCGTTCCCCGACGCCGCGATCGTGGCCTTCTTCGGCCAGACCGAGATGTCGCCGGTGACGTGCATGCTCGACGGCAAGGATGCCGTGCGCAAGATCGGGTCGGTCGGGAAGCCGATCGACACGGTCGCGATGCGCGTGGTCGACGAGGCGATGCACGACGTGCCGCAGGGTGAGATCGGTGAGATCGTCTACCGCGGGCCGGGACTCATGGAGGGGTACTGGCGCAACCCGGAGGCCACCGCGGACGCATTCGACGGCGGCTGGTTCCACTCCGGCGATCTGGTGCGGGTGGACTCCGAGGGATTCGTGTACGTGGTGGACCGCAAGAAGGACATGATCATCTCGGGCGGGGAGAACATCTACTGCGCCGAGGTCGAGAATGCCCTCGCCGCCCACCCGGACATTCTCGACGTCGCGGTGATCGGGCGGGCCGACGAGCGGTGGGGCGAGGTTCCCGTCGCGGTCGTCGTCCCGCGGGCCGGCGCCGCGCTCGGGGTCGACGCCCTCGCGGACTGGCTCGACGGCCGGGTCGCCCGGTACAAGCGACCCAGGTTCGTCGAGATCCTCCCCCAACTGCCCCGCAATGCCAGCGGCAAGGTCGTCAAAGGCGTTCTGCGCGAACAGTTCGGCGCGCTGAGCAGTTAA
- a CDS encoding low affinity iron permease family protein, protein MERSAKAARERRTDQRSTFDKFVEQIELRVSQAPFFGICAGVVVLWVVSIPLWKDLHEWQIAIHTVGAVFTLLLVVLLENASRRSSEALQEKLNVIAEALAALLDSSAQDDPELKKAEEKLREAVGLEERH, encoded by the coding sequence ATGGAACGCAGTGCGAAGGCTGCACGCGAGCGGCGCACCGATCAGCGGTCGACGTTCGACAAGTTCGTCGAGCAGATCGAACTTCGGGTCAGCCAGGCACCGTTCTTCGGGATCTGTGCGGGCGTCGTGGTCCTGTGGGTCGTCAGCATTCCGCTGTGGAAGGACCTCCACGAGTGGCAGATCGCCATCCATACCGTCGGCGCCGTGTTCACGCTGCTGCTCGTGGTTCTGCTCGAGAATGCGAGCAGGCGTTCGTCCGAGGCGCTGCAGGAGAAACTCAACGTCATCGCCGAGGCCCTCGCCGCGCTGCTCGACTCCTCCGCCCAGGACGACCCCGAGCTGAAGAAGGCGGAGGAAAAGCTGCGGGAAGCGGTCGGGCTCGAGGAGCGGCACTGA
- a CDS encoding NADPH:quinone oxidoreductase family protein — MYAQQLTSASGPAGVQLAEIDEPDGTGRVVVDLHAAGVAFPDLLQTTGSYQIVRDLPFVLGLEGAGVVRSAPEDSGIRAGQRVAVLATDGAWQQTVAVEPDSVFPLPDSVSLEAGAGFLLNYLTVHFALDERARYRAGETVLVHGAAGGVGVAALQVAAALGLETIAVVSTEEKAGIAKANRADHVVLVDDWKDRVRDLTDGRGVDIILDPVGGDRFTDSLRSLAPNGRLVVLGFTGGEIPTVKVNRLLLRNISVLGAGWGEYVRTHPGYTGRQWAALSPLLESGALRITEPTVYSFEHAGDALRTLETRSATGKIALSVRPS, encoded by the coding sequence GTGTATGCCCAGCAACTGACCAGCGCTTCCGGCCCCGCCGGCGTGCAGCTCGCCGAGATCGACGAACCCGACGGAACCGGACGCGTCGTCGTCGACCTGCACGCCGCCGGCGTGGCCTTTCCCGACCTGCTGCAGACCACCGGCAGCTATCAGATCGTCCGCGACCTGCCCTTCGTGCTGGGACTCGAGGGCGCGGGCGTCGTCCGCAGCGCCCCCGAGGACAGCGGCATCCGGGCGGGACAGCGGGTGGCCGTCCTCGCGACGGACGGCGCCTGGCAGCAGACCGTCGCGGTGGAACCCGACTCGGTGTTCCCGCTCCCCGACTCGGTGTCACTCGAAGCGGGCGCCGGTTTCCTGCTGAACTACCTCACCGTGCACTTCGCCCTCGACGAGCGTGCCCGCTACCGCGCAGGCGAGACGGTGCTGGTCCACGGCGCCGCCGGCGGTGTCGGGGTGGCCGCGCTGCAGGTCGCGGCCGCACTGGGACTCGAGACGATCGCCGTGGTCAGCACGGAGGAGAAGGCCGGTATCGCGAAGGCCAACCGCGCCGATCACGTCGTCCTCGTGGACGACTGGAAGGACCGGGTCCGCGACCTCACCGACGGCCGCGGCGTCGACATCATCCTCGACCCCGTGGGCGGCGACCGGTTCACCGACAGTCTGCGCAGCCTCGCCCCCAACGGGCGGCTCGTGGTCCTCGGTTTCACCGGCGGCGAGATCCCCACCGTCAAGGTCAACCGGCTTCTGCTGCGTAACATCTCGGTCCTCGGCGCGGGATGGGGCGAGTACGTGCGCACCCATCCCGGCTACACGGGCCGGCAGTGGGCGGCCCTGAGCCCGCTCCTCGAATCCGGTGCGCTCCGGATCACCGAACCCACCGTCTACTCGTTCGAACACGCCGGCGACGCACTGCGGACACTCGAAACCCGTTCCGCGACCGGCAAGATCGCACTCTCCGTCCGCCCTTCCTGA
- a CDS encoding amidohydrolase yields MTLATSAGDTTDARTAVLKDAAAQIIRNNEQKLLELSHRIHDTPEIAFGEHHAAALVGDALRNAGFDTTVGVYGLDTAVEATYGSGDLTVAICAEYDALPEVGHACGHNMIAAAGVGTALALAAVADEAGLRIKLLGTPAEEHGGGKIPMLEAGAWEDAALSLMVHGTSGTDMPCASLWMQAVDRFEVTFTGRAAHAAGAPEHGINAGAAATIALNAIGLVRQQFRAKTRVNAFVSHGGDVTNIIPARTVVQVEVRAPDIDEWREVKARVLACFEAGAIATGCEWAYAATEPPYAPMVQNPVLADIWDRNLQATGRELTSAALGGGSSDMGNVSQVVPSIHPGIAVLGSTAIPHNADFADAAATPAADTAIIDGATALAWTVLDAALDAGVRGELLRLQAERPEGYTRTANWA; encoded by the coding sequence ATGACTCTCGCCACCTCCGCAGGCGACACCACCGACGCGCGCACGGCAGTGCTGAAGGACGCTGCGGCGCAGATCATCCGGAACAACGAGCAGAAGCTGCTCGAGCTCAGCCATCGCATTCACGACACCCCCGAGATCGCGTTCGGGGAGCACCACGCGGCCGCGCTCGTCGGGGACGCGCTCCGGAACGCCGGCTTCGACACCACCGTCGGCGTCTACGGACTCGACACGGCCGTCGAGGCGACCTACGGCAGCGGCGACCTCACCGTCGCGATCTGTGCCGAGTACGACGCACTGCCCGAGGTCGGGCACGCATGCGGGCACAACATGATTGCGGCCGCCGGGGTCGGCACAGCACTCGCGCTCGCGGCCGTCGCCGACGAGGCCGGACTGCGGATCAAGCTGCTGGGCACACCCGCCGAGGAGCACGGCGGCGGCAAGATTCCGATGCTCGAAGCCGGCGCGTGGGAGGACGCGGCGCTGTCGCTGATGGTCCACGGCACATCGGGCACGGACATGCCCTGTGCCTCGCTGTGGATGCAGGCGGTCGACCGATTCGAGGTCACGTTCACCGGCCGCGCCGCGCACGCCGCCGGCGCACCCGAGCACGGGATCAACGCCGGAGCCGCCGCGACGATCGCGCTGAACGCCATCGGGCTGGTCCGTCAGCAGTTCCGGGCGAAGACGCGCGTCAACGCGTTCGTCTCGCACGGCGGCGACGTCACCAACATCATCCCTGCCCGGACGGTCGTGCAGGTCGAGGTGCGAGCACCGGACATCGACGAGTGGCGTGAGGTGAAAGCGCGCGTGCTCGCCTGCTTCGAGGCGGGTGCAATCGCGACCGGATGCGAGTGGGCTTACGCGGCGACGGAACCGCCGTACGCGCCGATGGTGCAGAACCCGGTGCTCGCGGACATCTGGGACCGGAACCTGCAGGCCACCGGCCGCGAACTGACGTCCGCCGCACTGGGCGGCGGGTCCAGCGACATGGGCAACGTGTCCCAGGTCGTGCCGTCCATCCACCCCGGGATCGCCGTCCTCGGGAGCACCGCGATCCCCCACAACGCCGACTTCGCGGACGCAGCGGCGACTCCCGCCGCCGACACGGCGATCATCGACGGTGCGACGGCGCTGGCATGGACGGTCCTCGACGCCGCACTGGATGCCGGGGTTCGCGGCGAACTGCTCCGGCTGCAGGCGGAACGCCCGGAGGGATACACCCGGACCGCGAACTGGGCCTGA
- a CDS encoding SRPBCC family protein yields MDSASIVIDVPPARVWDVVTDVEGMGRFSPENTGARWTSGTPAAVGSRFVGANRHGLVRWKTHCTVVDVVPDQRFSFEADEPKARWTYHLEPAGSGTLVTETREIYATPVWWVRLVQKSKVLGSNRDRLMQDGMRQTLERMKVALES; encoded by the coding sequence GTGGACAGCGCGAGCATCGTGATCGACGTCCCGCCGGCCCGGGTATGGGATGTGGTGACCGACGTCGAGGGCATGGGCCGGTTCAGTCCGGAGAACACCGGCGCGCGCTGGACGTCGGGCACCCCGGCGGCGGTGGGGTCGCGGTTCGTCGGCGCCAACCGGCACGGGCTGGTGCGCTGGAAGACGCACTGCACCGTCGTGGATGTGGTTCCGGACCAGAGGTTCTCGTTCGAGGCGGACGAACCGAAGGCCCGCTGGACGTACCACCTCGAACCCGCCGGCTCCGGCACTCTCGTCACCGAGACCCGGGAGATCTACGCGACGCCCGTATGGTGGGTGCGGCTGGTGCAGAAATCGAAGGTGCTGGGCAGCAACCGCGACCGGCTGATGCAGGACGGGATGCGGCAGACCCTCGAGCGCATGAAAGTCGCCCTCGAGAGCTGA
- a CDS encoding succinic semialdehyde dehydrogenase gives MPVPTAATFARLADLIAIPDAADRPTRSVVEAFTGKELATVPVGTAQDAEDAIARARVAQKQWAARPVTERAAIFHRYRDLVLENRNALMDMAQAETGKSRAAAQEEVLDISMTARHYARVAPKLLRPRRISGMLPGLTKTVVRYQPKGVVGVISPWNYPMTLAVSDAVAALLAGNAVVLKPDSQTPYCALACVDLLYQAGLPRDLFAVVPGPGSVVGTALVENTEYLMFTGSSATGQLLAEQAGRRLIGFSAELGGKNPMIVTAGANLREVTDAAVRACYSNSGQLCISIERIYVEESIAPEFTRMFGERVRNMKLGAGYDFGIEMGSLVSEDQVKAVSSHVDDAVVKGATVVAGGKARPDLGPLFYEPTVLTGVPEDAECYRDETFGPLVSIYPVADVDEAVERANDTEYGLNASVWAGTKAEGEAIAARIHAGTVNVDEGYAPAWGSTGAPMGGMGVSGVGRRHGDDGLLKYTEPQTIATTRVLNLGGPRGLSPKVWAKIMPPFVKALQWIPGR, from the coding sequence ATGCCTGTTCCGACCGCCGCCACGTTCGCGCGGCTCGCCGACCTCATCGCCATCCCGGACGCCGCGGATCGCCCGACGCGGTCCGTTGTCGAGGCGTTCACGGGCAAGGAACTGGCCACCGTCCCCGTCGGCACGGCCCAGGACGCCGAGGACGCCATCGCGCGGGCCCGGGTGGCGCAGAAGCAATGGGCAGCCCGCCCGGTCACCGAACGCGCCGCGATCTTCCACCGCTACCGCGACCTGGTGCTCGAGAACCGCAACGCCCTGATGGACATGGCACAGGCCGAGACGGGCAAGTCCCGCGCCGCCGCGCAGGAGGAGGTCCTCGACATCTCGATGACCGCCCGCCACTACGCGCGCGTCGCCCCCAAGCTGCTGCGTCCCCGCCGCATCTCCGGCATGCTGCCCGGCCTCACCAAGACGGTGGTGCGGTACCAGCCGAAGGGCGTCGTCGGCGTCATCTCGCCGTGGAACTACCCGATGACGCTCGCGGTGTCGGACGCCGTCGCCGCGCTCCTCGCCGGCAACGCCGTCGTCCTCAAGCCCGACAGCCAGACCCCGTACTGCGCCCTGGCCTGCGTCGACCTGCTGTACCAGGCCGGTCTGCCGCGCGATCTGTTCGCCGTCGTCCCCGGACCGGGTTCGGTGGTCGGCACCGCCCTCGTCGAGAACACCGAGTACCTGATGTTCACCGGGTCCTCGGCGACGGGTCAGCTCCTCGCCGAGCAGGCCGGTCGCCGCCTCATCGGCTTCTCCGCCGAACTCGGCGGCAAGAACCCGATGATCGTCACCGCAGGCGCGAACCTCCGCGAGGTCACCGACGCCGCCGTGCGCGCCTGCTACTCCAACTCCGGGCAGCTGTGCATCTCCATCGAGCGGATCTACGTCGAGGAGTCCATCGCACCCGAATTCACCCGGATGTTCGGCGAACGCGTCCGCAACATGAAGCTCGGCGCCGGCTACGACTTCGGCATCGAAATGGGCAGCCTCGTGTCCGAGGACCAGGTCAAGGCCGTGTCCAGCCACGTCGACGACGCCGTCGTCAAGGGCGCCACCGTGGTCGCAGGCGGCAAGGCACGCCCGGACCTCGGACCGCTGTTCTACGAGCCGACCGTCCTGACCGGTGTTCCGGAAGACGCCGAGTGCTACCGCGACGAGACGTTCGGGCCGCTGGTCTCGATCTACCCCGTCGCCGACGTCGACGAGGCCGTCGAACGCGCCAACGACACCGAGTACGGCCTGAACGCCAGTGTGTGGGCGGGAACCAAGGCGGAGGGCGAGGCCATCGCCGCACGGATCCACGCCGGAACCGTCAACGTCGACGAGGGGTACGCGCCGGCGTGGGGCAGTACCGGAGCGCCGATGGGCGGCATGGGGGTGTCGGGTGTCGGGCGCCGCCACGGCGACGACGGGCTCCTCAAGTACACCGAGCCGCAGACCATCGCCACCACCCGCGTCCTCAACCTGGGCGGCCCGCGCGGACTGTCGCCGAAGGTGTGGGCCAAGATCATGCCGCCCTTCGTGAAGGCGCTGCAGTGGATTCCGGGCCGCTAG
- a CDS encoding enoyl-CoA hydratase: protein MTSDIPGVHTTVDNGVLRVTIDRPSRMNAVTTESLDAIADAFDKHSGDAEVRVAILTGAGRAFCTGADLGDLDLSGPPSSATIDAANRVAATVRAFPRPVIGAVNGPAAGVGVSLALACDLTIATESSYFLLAFTKVGLMPDGGATALVAASIGRARALKMALLAERLPAREALAAGLIADVYPDDEFATTVDALARRLTDGPSEAFHFTKDAVNDATLAELDNAFTRERSGQIDLLAAPDFQEGVAAFREKRPAVFGRV from the coding sequence ATGACCTCCGACATTCCCGGCGTGCACACGACCGTCGACAACGGCGTCCTTCGCGTCACCATCGACCGCCCGTCCCGCATGAACGCCGTCACCACCGAGTCCCTCGACGCCATCGCTGACGCCTTCGACAAGCACTCCGGTGACGCCGAGGTGCGGGTCGCAATCCTCACCGGCGCCGGTCGCGCTTTCTGCACCGGCGCGGACCTGGGCGACCTCGACCTTTCCGGGCCGCCGTCGTCCGCGACGATCGACGCCGCGAACCGCGTGGCGGCCACGGTCCGCGCGTTCCCCCGGCCCGTGATCGGTGCGGTCAACGGTCCCGCGGCAGGTGTCGGGGTCTCGCTCGCCCTGGCCTGCGACCTCACGATCGCCACCGAGTCGAGCTATTTCCTGCTCGCGTTCACGAAGGTCGGCCTGATGCCGGACGGCGGCGCCACCGCGCTGGTCGCCGCGTCGATCGGCCGTGCCCGCGCGCTGAAGATGGCCCTCCTGGCCGAACGACTGCCCGCGCGTGAGGCTCTCGCGGCCGGGCTGATCGCCGACGTGTACCCCGACGACGAGTTCGCCACGACCGTCGACGCCCTCGCGCGACGTCTCACCGACGGACCGTCGGAGGCCTTCCACTTCACCAAGGACGCCGTCAACGACGCGACTCTCGCCGAACTCGACAACGCGTTCACCCGCGAGCGTTCGGGCCAGATCGATCTCCTCGCCGCCCCCGATTTCCAGGAGGGCGTCGCAGCGTTCCGGGAAAAGCGTCCCGCTGTGTTCGGCCGGGTCTGA
- a CDS encoding alpha/beta hydrolase — protein sequence MNPRPTPVEAGRSCPDVRREDVSFTSRGQRCAAWLYRRRAETPTPAPCVVLAHGWSGVREQRLDAFAARFAAAGIAALVFDYRHFGASEGEPRQLLDIDSQLDDWDSAVAYVCTRPDIDPGRVALWGTSLSGGLVLSTAARDRRVAAVVSQVPYVDGLTNLPRLGPAGLGRMAVAYLRDRYAQLRHRPPHMFPVVGPPGSFAAMTSPDAEAGYHAMDPPGSTWRNETPGRVALQAALYRPTRTVAKIACPVFFAIADHDVVTFTRSAQKAAARTPDAEVHVYPGGHFDPYFGELFERVVADEIDFLVRHLLPPTG from the coding sequence ATGAATCCTCGGCCGACACCCGTCGAAGCTGGTCGGTCGTGCCCTGACGTCCGCCGCGAGGACGTCTCGTTCACCTCGCGAGGGCAGCGCTGCGCCGCCTGGCTGTACCGCCGCCGGGCCGAAACACCCACGCCGGCACCCTGTGTGGTGCTCGCGCACGGCTGGAGCGGAGTGCGCGAGCAGCGACTCGACGCCTTCGCGGCGCGGTTCGCGGCCGCGGGAATCGCGGCGCTGGTGTTCGACTACCGCCACTTCGGCGCCAGCGAGGGCGAACCCAGGCAACTGCTCGACATCGACAGCCAGCTCGACGACTGGGACAGCGCCGTCGCGTACGTGTGCACCCGCCCGGACATCGACCCCGGCCGGGTCGCGCTCTGGGGGACGTCACTGTCCGGCGGGCTCGTCCTGAGCACGGCAGCGCGGGACCGTCGCGTGGCCGCGGTCGTGTCGCAGGTTCCGTACGTCGACGGACTGACCAACCTCCCGCGACTCGGTCCGGCCGGGCTCGGCCGCATGGCGGTCGCCTACCTGCGCGACCGGTACGCCCAACTGCGACACCGTCCGCCGCACATGTTCCCCGTCGTGGGCCCGCCGGGCTCGTTCGCGGCCATGACCTCACCCGACGCGGAGGCGGGGTATCACGCGATGGATCCGCCCGGTTCGACGTGGCGCAACGAAACCCCGGGACGGGTGGCGTTGCAGGCGGCGCTGTACCGGCCGACGAGGACGGTCGCGAAGATCGCCTGCCCCGTCTTCTTCGCCATCGCCGACCACGACGTCGTCACGTTCACCCGCAGTGCACAGAAGGCCGCGGCCAGAACTCCCGACGCCGAGGTGCACGTGTACCCGGGCGGGCACTTCGATCCCTACTTCGGTGAATTGTTCGAGCGGGTGGTCGCGGACGAAATCGACTTCCTCGTCCGCCACCTCCTGCCGCCGACCGGTTAA
- a CDS encoding amidohydrolase: MSVDPQLLGTIDELGPQYAALSDAIWDNPELRWEEHASVDAQIAAAEAEGFTVTRSVAGIPTAFSAESGSGQPVIAIVGEYDALAGLSQKSGSAVPEPEPGNESGNGQGCGHHLLGGGSLLAATAVKRYLDANGLPGTVRYYGCPAEEAAAGKTFMVKEGAFDDVDAAVSWHPGDTTTVQRIRTLAYVQAYVRFTGIAAHAGVSPERGRSALDALELMNVGTNFLREHMPSDCRIHYAILDTGGRSPNVVQASAEAYYLVRSPDVAGMRELFARVTKIAEGAALMTETTVEIEIDGGCSDILPNVILEDSMQERLRELGPVPFDDTDLASAEAFTTRTASGRTASTLGGEFDGDGSALHTGIVTFDARSPRPTMTGSSDLGDVSWVTPLVQCATACVGVGTAAHSWQMVAQGKLPAAHKGMIHAAKIMASTAVDLLTDAELLASARKEFSTRTAKTPYDSPLPDGIVAPPLRDAVAVAQ, translated from the coding sequence GTGTCTGTCGATCCACAACTCCTCGGCACCATCGACGAGCTCGGCCCGCAGTACGCCGCGTTGAGCGATGCCATCTGGGACAACCCCGAATTGCGCTGGGAAGAGCACGCGTCCGTCGATGCGCAGATCGCTGCTGCCGAGGCGGAGGGCTTCACCGTCACCCGGTCGGTGGCCGGGATCCCGACCGCATTCAGTGCGGAATCGGGAAGCGGTCAGCCGGTGATCGCGATCGTCGGGGAATACGACGCCCTCGCCGGGCTGAGCCAGAAGTCGGGAAGTGCTGTGCCGGAGCCGGAACCCGGCAACGAGTCCGGGAACGGACAGGGCTGCGGCCACCACCTGCTGGGCGGCGGTTCCCTCCTCGCCGCGACCGCGGTCAAACGCTACCTCGACGCGAACGGCCTGCCCGGAACCGTCCGCTACTACGGCTGTCCCGCCGAAGAGGCCGCTGCCGGAAAGACGTTCATGGTCAAGGAAGGTGCCTTCGACGACGTCGACGCCGCCGTGTCCTGGCACCCCGGCGACACCACCACCGTGCAACGGATCCGGACCCTCGCCTACGTCCAGGCGTACGTCCGGTTCACCGGCATCGCCGCGCACGCCGGAGTGTCCCCCGAACGCGGCCGCAGCGCACTCGACGCACTCGAACTGATGAACGTGGGCACGAACTTCCTACGTGAACACATGCCGTCGGACTGCCGGATCCACTACGCGATCCTCGATACCGGCGGCCGCTCGCCGAACGTCGTGCAGGCGTCCGCAGAGGCCTACTACCTGGTGCGCTCGCCCGACGTGGCTGGCATGCGTGAGCTGTTCGCCCGCGTGACGAAGATCGCGGAGGGTGCCGCCCTGATGACGGAGACGACGGTCGAGATCGAGATCGACGGCGGCTGCTCGGACATCCTGCCCAACGTCATCCTTGAGGATTCGATGCAGGAACGGCTCCGCGAACTCGGGCCGGTGCCGTTCGACGACACCGATCTCGCGTCCGCGGAGGCGTTCACCACCAGGACGGCGTCGGGACGCACGGCGAGCACGCTCGGTGGTGAATTCGACGGCGACGGAAGCGCTCTGCACACCGGGATCGTCACGTTCGACGCGCGCTCGCCGCGGCCGACGATGACCGGCTCGAGCGACCTCGGCGACGTCAGCTGGGTGACACCGCTCGTGCAGTGCGCCACGGCGTGCGTCGGTGTCGGCACGGCCGCCCACTCGTGGCAGATGGTCGCCCAGGGCAAGCTGCCCGCCGCGCACAAGGGGATGATCCACGCCGCCAAGATCATGGCCTCGACCGCCGTGGACCTCCTGACGGACGCCGAACTGCTGGCGTCGGCGCGTAAGGAGTTCAGCACCCGCACGGCGAAAACCCCCTACGACTCACCGCTTCCCGACGGGATCGTCGCGCCGCCTCTGCGTGACGCCGTCGCCGTCGCGCAGTGA
- a CDS encoding MFS transporter: MTSSAVQPSKDAAGDTAVSRTRAHRKLLAAGLVGSSIEWYDFFLYGTAAALVFPHVFFPGASALVGTLLSFSTFWAGFVARPLGGLVAGHFGDKYGRKPAVVTCLLFMGLATFLIGCLPGAATIGIAAPILLVVLRFVQGLACGGQWGGIVLLLTESASPKRRGFSGTFGQMGVSFGVLLGNLVFLGATAAISNEAFLSWGWRIPFFASALLFPVVLYIQTKVEDTPEFRDLQDQAQKKNETVVRAPLTQAIRDHWRKILLGCGLLAATNSLFYISIAGVLSYGTAELGMKRNDLLAISLLSAALTVGVVLWSGHMSDKIGRRPMILIGAAMIIVWAFPYFWLINTRNLLLFFVAVTVGSVFQSMTYGPIAAYMGELFAPNVRYSAASLAYQLAAITVSGGTPFIMTALIAKTGTTTFVAVFVALMGLVTFLCAWKLRETNTAEVRNDPAAVPGAQFY, encoded by the coding sequence ATGACTTCATCCGCGGTGCAGCCGAGTAAGGACGCGGCCGGCGACACGGCCGTCTCACGCACGCGTGCACATCGGAAACTGCTGGCGGCGGGGCTGGTCGGCAGCTCGATCGAGTGGTACGACTTCTTCCTGTACGGAACCGCTGCGGCACTGGTCTTTCCCCACGTCTTCTTTCCCGGCGCGTCGGCGTTGGTGGGCACCCTGCTCTCGTTCAGCACGTTCTGGGCCGGTTTCGTCGCCCGCCCGCTCGGGGGCCTGGTCGCCGGTCACTTCGGCGACAAGTACGGCCGCAAACCGGCGGTCGTGACCTGCCTGCTGTTCATGGGTCTGGCGACGTTCCTGATCGGCTGTCTGCCCGGCGCCGCGACCATCGGGATCGCGGCTCCGATCCTGCTGGTGGTCCTGCGGTTCGTCCAGGGCCTCGCGTGCGGCGGTCAGTGGGGTGGGATCGTGCTGCTGCTGACCGAATCGGCCAGTCCCAAGCGCCGGGGATTCTCCGGCACGTTCGGTCAGATGGGTGTCTCGTTCGGTGTCCTGCTCGGCAACCTCGTGTTCCTCGGCGCCACCGCCGCGATCTCGAACGAGGCGTTCCTCAGCTGGGGCTGGCGGATCCCGTTCTTCGCCAGCGCACTGCTGTTCCCGGTGGTGCTCTACATCCAGACCAAGGTCGAGGACACCCCCGAGTTCCGGGACCTGCAGGACCAGGCGCAGAAGAAGAACGAGACCGTCGTCCGCGCACCGCTGACCCAGGCGATCCGGGACCACTGGCGCAAGATCCTGCTCGGCTGCGGACTGCTCGCGGCCACCAACTCGCTGTTCTACATCTCCATCGCCGGTGTGCTCAGTTACGGCACCGCGGAACTGGGCATGAAACGCAACGACCTGCTCGCGATCTCACTGCTCAGCGCGGCACTGACGGTCGGTGTGGTGCTGTGGTCCGGGCACATGTCCGACAAGATCGGGCGCAGGCCGATGATCCTGATCGGCGCGGCGATGATCATCGTGTGGGCGTTCCCGTACTTCTGGCTGATCAACACCCGGAACCTGTTGCTGTTCTTCGTCGCCGTCACGGTCGGCAGCGTCTTCCAGTCGATGACGTACGGGCCGATCGCCGCCTACATGGGTGAGTTGTTCGCTCCCAACGTCCGGTACTCCGCCGCCTCGCTCGCGTACCAGCTGGCCGCGATCACGGTGAGCGGTGGCACCCCGTTCATCATGACCGCGCTGATCGCCAAGACCGGGACCACCACGTTCGTCGCGGTCTTCGTCGCGCTGATGGGGCTGGTCACGTTCCTCTGCGCGTGGAAGCTCCGCGAGACCAACACCGCCGAGGTCCGCAACGATCCGGCTGCCGTACCCGGCGCCCAGTTCTACTAG